The uncultured Campylobacter sp. nucleotide sequence TGCTTCAAATTCCGCTTCCGGGGCGACTAAGGATTCCGCTGCGATGCAAAAGAATAAAATTTTATATATCCAAAAAAGCATCGGAGCCAAGCAGGATGGGATTTTTGGCGCACGCACGCTAAAAAAGGCGAGAGAGGTTTTGGATCAAAATCTAAGCGGCGTCGATGAAATTTACGAGGCTCTAAAAAGCAAAGAGCGTGCGAGAACGAACCCGAACTCTAGCGATCAAACTGCGCCTTAACGGTAAATCCGCGACTTAGGCTTGGCGGGCGATCTTAAAAAATCAAAAAGGACGAAAATGAAAAATAAAATTTTAATTCTAGTATTCGCTGCGGCGCTTTCCGCAAATTTCGCGCTAGCCGAAAATTTTGAAATCACCGCAGACGATATAAGCTGGGCTACAAAATCCTGCGATAAGGGCGATGTGAAGGCGTGCGGGGCCTTGGCACAGATTTATAATTATGGCTGGGGCGTGCCGCAAGATCTGCTAAAGGCTGCGCCGTTATACGTCAAAGCTTGCAAAGGCGGCGATGTGGAGTCGTGCGTAAATTTAGGCATTTTGTATCAAAGCGGAGAGGGGATGCCGCGCGATGAGGCGAAGGCGGCGGAGCTGTTCGACAAAGCCTGCGATGACGGGCACGCGATAGGCTGCAGTAACGCAGGCTCTGCGTATATCAGAGGTAGAGGCGTGCGCAAAGACGCTATAAAGGGCGTAGGTTACTATGTGCGCGGTTGCGATATGGATATCGCGGATAGCTGGGCTGCGTGCTTAAATTTAGCGCGTCTTTACGAGGGCGCAGATAATGCAAAAGCCATGCAGTACTACAAAAAGGCCTGCGAGCTGGGCGGCAAGGATAGATTTATGAGCTCGGTAGCGGAGCATGAGCAGATATGGAAAAGCTCATGCGAAAGCTACGAGAGGCTTAAATAGCCGCGCAAGCCCTTACATGCTCGTATTTTAGGAGGCAAGATCATGACGTTAGCGCTGATCCGCCACGTTACGCCGCTGATCGATCGCGGCGTATGCGACGCCGCAGAAGCGGCACGGCGCGCGATCCTGTATGACGCTACGCTAAGCTTAGCTTTGTGGCAAACCGATAAATTTAAAAGCAGCGCCGCATACGAAAAGCTCGCTCGCATAAGCCGAGTATGTTCCTCTCCGCTGCCGCGCGCCGCACTTACGGCGCAAAAGCTATTCCCGCAGCGGGGCATAGAGTACCTAGAGGCTTTGCGCGAGTTTAATCTACGAATATTCCCCATGCCGCTAATAAAAATGCCGTTTGATTGTT carries:
- a CDS encoding tetratricopeptide repeat protein, with protein sequence MKNKILILVFAAALSANFALAENFEITADDISWATKSCDKGDVKACGALAQIYNYGWGVPQDLLKAAPLYVKACKGGDVESCVNLGILYQSGEGMPRDEAKAAELFDKACDDGHAIGCSNAGSAYIRGRGVRKDAIKGVGYYVRGCDMDIADSWAACLNLARLYEGADNAKAMQYYKKACELGGKDRFMSSVAEHEQIWKSSCESYERLK
- a CDS encoding histidine phosphatase family protein — protein: MTLALIRHVTPLIDRGVCDAAEAARRAILYDATLSLALWQTDKFKSSAAYEKLARISRVCSSPLPRAALTAQKLFPQRGIEYLEALREFNLRIFPMPLIKMPFDCWLVLSRLLWLCGTNPSGASAGAERRRALDLAPSLLETDTAVIAHGFVLRVIRHSARRAGYRLIYRFCEGCFCVEIWQRAA